A window from Drosophila kikkawai strain 14028-0561.14 chromosome 2L, DkikHiC1v2, whole genome shotgun sequence encodes these proteins:
- the LOC108082018 gene encoding transmembrane protein 184C isoform X1, which translates to MCGLDLRRFCEDWRIWIRPLLIVTYGIFAIIVVPLLIVNSVKDGFQRNDQLILIGGLFVLAAVPVSIWHIIQHVIHFTKPILQKHIIRILWMVPIYALNAWIGLFFPKHSIYVDSLRECYEAYVIYNFMVYLLNYLNLNMDLEATMEYKPQVQHFFPLCCMRPWVMGREFIHNCKHGILQYTVVRPITTFISVICELCGVYGEGEFAGNVAFPYIVVVNNISQFVAMYCLVLFYRANKEDLKPMKPIPKFLCIKAVVFFSFFQGVLLNVLVYYNIIKDIFGSDVGDTNLASLLQNFLICIEMFIAAVAHIYSFPHHPFHINSPQYWNNPNHNWCRAFLSMMDISDMQEDVTEHLGVVSSSLSRRFQGRSTYQPLARSPRRSSSESEYLISKRQDQQMSGSSSQSGNMVTYGATSSRLIVPVYEGKLSTLPENQPTHSQSQSRFPLAGVPPDDMVTSSNSNNYQQQQLHLPGAAGTQPSTRQRETLHLRERERDRDLGAGGAGGNSSFLRLAPGAGAASAAAPIPESNDDYALLLGGGAGR; encoded by the exons ATGTGCGGGTTGGACTTGAGACGCTTCTGTGAGGATTGGCGGATATGGATACGGCCGCTGTTGATCGTCACCTATGGCATTTTCGCCATCATTGTGGTTCCGCTCCTGATTGTGAACTCGGTGAAGGATGGCTTCCAGCGTAACGACCAGCTAATCCTCATCGGTGGTCTTTTCGTGCTGGCCGCCGTGCCCGTGTCGATATGGCACATTATCCAACACGTCATCCATTTCACGAAACCGATTCTGCAAAAGCACATCATTCGCATACTGTGGATGGTGCCCATTTACGCCCTGAACGCG TGGATCGGCCTCTTCTTTCCGAAGCACTCGATTTACGTGGACTCGCTGCGCGAGTGCTACGAGGCGTACGTGATCTACAATTTCATGGTGTACCTGCTCAACTACTTGAATCTCAACATGGACCTGGAGGCCACCATGGAGTACAAGCCGCAGGTACAGCACTTCTTTCCGCTCTGTTGCATGCGACCGTGGGTGATGGGGCGCGAGTTCATCCACAACTGCAAGCACGGAATCCTCCAATATACAGTGGTGCGACCGATCACCACCTTCATCTCTGT CATCTGTGAGCTGTGCGGCGTCTATGGCGAGGGCGAGTTTGCCGGTAACGTGGCCTTCCCCTACATCGTGGTCGTGAACAACATCTCCCAGTTTGTGGCCATGTACTGCCTGGTGCTATTCTACCGTGCCAACAAGGAGGACCTCAAGCCAATGAAGCCCATTCCCAAGTTCCTTTGCATCAAGGCTGTGGTGTTCTTCTCCTTCTT CCAAGGAGTGCTGCTCAATGTGCTGGTCTATTACAATATAATTAAGGACATTTTCGGATCGGATGTGGGCGACACGAATCTGGCATCTCTACTGCAG AACTTCCTCATTTGCATCGAGATGTTCATCGCCGCCGTGGCTCATATCTACAGCTTCCCGCATCATCCGTTCCACATCAACTCGCCGCAGTACTGGAACAATCCGAACCATAACTGGTGCCGCGCCTTCCTCTCCATGATGGACATATCCGACATGCAAGAGGACGTCACCGAGCACCTGGGAGTTGTGAGCAGTTCGCTGAGTCGCCGCTTTCAGGGACGTAGCACCTATCAGCCGCTGGCGCGTAGTCCTCGTCGCTCCAGCAGCGAGTCTGAGTATCTCATTAGCAAGCGTCAGGATCAGCAAATGTCGGGCAGCTCGTCGCAGTCAGGTAACATGGTAACATATGGCGCAACGTCGAGTCGCCTGATCGTGCCCGTTTACGAGGGCAAGTTGAGCACACTCCCCGAAAACCAACCCACTCACTCCCAATCTCAATCTCGATTTCCCCTAGCAGGCGTGCCGCCCGATGATATGGTTACTAGTAGCAATAGCAACAACtaccaacaacagcaactacACTTGCCAGGAGCGGCGGGCACACAGCCGTCGACGCGTCAGCGTGAAACGCTACATCTGCGTGAGCGTGAAAGGGATAGGGATCTGGGCGCCGGTGGTGCTGGTGGCAATAGCAGCTTCCTGCGTCTGGCACCCGGCGCCGGGGCCGCTTCGGCCGCCGCGCCCATTCCCGAGTCCAATGACGACTATGCCCTGCTTCTGGGTGGCGGAGCAGGCAGGTGA
- the LOC108082018 gene encoding transmembrane protein 184C isoform X3 — MCGLDLRRFCEDWRIWIRPLLIVTYGIFAIIVVPLLIVNSVKDGFQRNDQLILIGGLFVLAAVPVSIWHIIQHVIHFTKPILQKHIIRILWMVPIYALNAWIGLFFPKHSIYVDSLRECYEAYVIYNFMVYLLNYLNLNMDLEATMEYKPQVQHFFPLCCMRPWVMGREFIHNCKHGILQYTVVRPITTFISVICELCGVYGEGEFAGNVAFPYIVVVNNISQFVAMYCLVLFYRANKEDLKPMKPIPKFLCIKAVVFFSFFQGVLLNVLVYYNIIKDIFGSDVGDTNLASLLQNFLICIEMFIAAVAHIYSFPHHPFHINSPQYWNNPNHNWCRAFLSMMDISDMQEDVTEHLGVVSSSLSRRFQGRSTYQPLARSPRRSSSESEYLISKRQDQQMSGSSSQSAGVPPDDMVTSSNSNNYQQQQLHLPGAAGTQPSTRQRETLHLRERERDRDLGAGGAGGNSSFLRLAPGAGAASAAAPIPESNDDYALLLGGGAGR, encoded by the exons ATGTGCGGGTTGGACTTGAGACGCTTCTGTGAGGATTGGCGGATATGGATACGGCCGCTGTTGATCGTCACCTATGGCATTTTCGCCATCATTGTGGTTCCGCTCCTGATTGTGAACTCGGTGAAGGATGGCTTCCAGCGTAACGACCAGCTAATCCTCATCGGTGGTCTTTTCGTGCTGGCCGCCGTGCCCGTGTCGATATGGCACATTATCCAACACGTCATCCATTTCACGAAACCGATTCTGCAAAAGCACATCATTCGCATACTGTGGATGGTGCCCATTTACGCCCTGAACGCG TGGATCGGCCTCTTCTTTCCGAAGCACTCGATTTACGTGGACTCGCTGCGCGAGTGCTACGAGGCGTACGTGATCTACAATTTCATGGTGTACCTGCTCAACTACTTGAATCTCAACATGGACCTGGAGGCCACCATGGAGTACAAGCCGCAGGTACAGCACTTCTTTCCGCTCTGTTGCATGCGACCGTGGGTGATGGGGCGCGAGTTCATCCACAACTGCAAGCACGGAATCCTCCAATATACAGTGGTGCGACCGATCACCACCTTCATCTCTGT CATCTGTGAGCTGTGCGGCGTCTATGGCGAGGGCGAGTTTGCCGGTAACGTGGCCTTCCCCTACATCGTGGTCGTGAACAACATCTCCCAGTTTGTGGCCATGTACTGCCTGGTGCTATTCTACCGTGCCAACAAGGAGGACCTCAAGCCAATGAAGCCCATTCCCAAGTTCCTTTGCATCAAGGCTGTGGTGTTCTTCTCCTTCTT CCAAGGAGTGCTGCTCAATGTGCTGGTCTATTACAATATAATTAAGGACATTTTCGGATCGGATGTGGGCGACACGAATCTGGCATCTCTACTGCAG AACTTCCTCATTTGCATCGAGATGTTCATCGCCGCCGTGGCTCATATCTACAGCTTCCCGCATCATCCGTTCCACATCAACTCGCCGCAGTACTGGAACAATCCGAACCATAACTGGTGCCGCGCCTTCCTCTCCATGATGGACATATCCGACATGCAAGAGGACGTCACCGAGCACCTGGGAGTTGTGAGCAGTTCGCTGAGTCGCCGCTTTCAGGGACGTAGCACCTATCAGCCGCTGGCGCGTAGTCCTCGTCGCTCCAGCAGCGAGTCTGAGTATCTCATTAGCAAGCGTCAGGATCAGCAAATGTCGGGCAGCTCGTCGCAGTCAG CAGGCGTGCCGCCCGATGATATGGTTACTAGTAGCAATAGCAACAACtaccaacaacagcaactacACTTGCCAGGAGCGGCGGGCACACAGCCGTCGACGCGTCAGCGTGAAACGCTACATCTGCGTGAGCGTGAAAGGGATAGGGATCTGGGCGCCGGTGGTGCTGGTGGCAATAGCAGCTTCCTGCGTCTGGCACCCGGCGCCGGGGCCGCTTCGGCCGCCGCGCCCATTCCCGAGTCCAATGACGACTATGCCCTGCTTCTGGGTGGCGGAGCAGGCAGGTGA
- the LOC108082018 gene encoding transmembrane protein 184C isoform X2, with the protein MCGLDLRRFCEDWRIWIRPLLIVTYGIFAIIVVPLLIVNSVKDGFQRNDQLILIGGLFVLAAVPVSIWHIIQHVIHFTKPILQKHIIRILWMVPIYALNAWIGLFFPKHSIYVDSLRECYEAYVIYNFMVYLLNYLNLNMDLEATMEYKPQVQHFFPLCCMRPWVMGREFIHNCKHGILQYTVVRPITTFISVICELCGVYGEGEFAGNVAFPYIVVVNNISQFVAMYCLVLFYRANKEDLKPMKPIPKFLCIKAVVFFSFFQGVLLNVLVYYNIIKDIFGSDVGDTNLASLLQNFLICIEMFIAAVAHIYSFPHHPFHINSPQYWNNPNHNWCRAFLSMMDISDMQEDVTEHLGVVSSSLSRRFQGRSTYQPLARSPRRSSSESEYLISKRQDQQMSGSSSQSGNMVTYGATSSRLIVPVYEGVPPDDMVTSSNSNNYQQQQLHLPGAAGTQPSTRQRETLHLRERERDRDLGAGGAGGNSSFLRLAPGAGAASAAAPIPESNDDYALLLGGGAGR; encoded by the exons ATGTGCGGGTTGGACTTGAGACGCTTCTGTGAGGATTGGCGGATATGGATACGGCCGCTGTTGATCGTCACCTATGGCATTTTCGCCATCATTGTGGTTCCGCTCCTGATTGTGAACTCGGTGAAGGATGGCTTCCAGCGTAACGACCAGCTAATCCTCATCGGTGGTCTTTTCGTGCTGGCCGCCGTGCCCGTGTCGATATGGCACATTATCCAACACGTCATCCATTTCACGAAACCGATTCTGCAAAAGCACATCATTCGCATACTGTGGATGGTGCCCATTTACGCCCTGAACGCG TGGATCGGCCTCTTCTTTCCGAAGCACTCGATTTACGTGGACTCGCTGCGCGAGTGCTACGAGGCGTACGTGATCTACAATTTCATGGTGTACCTGCTCAACTACTTGAATCTCAACATGGACCTGGAGGCCACCATGGAGTACAAGCCGCAGGTACAGCACTTCTTTCCGCTCTGTTGCATGCGACCGTGGGTGATGGGGCGCGAGTTCATCCACAACTGCAAGCACGGAATCCTCCAATATACAGTGGTGCGACCGATCACCACCTTCATCTCTGT CATCTGTGAGCTGTGCGGCGTCTATGGCGAGGGCGAGTTTGCCGGTAACGTGGCCTTCCCCTACATCGTGGTCGTGAACAACATCTCCCAGTTTGTGGCCATGTACTGCCTGGTGCTATTCTACCGTGCCAACAAGGAGGACCTCAAGCCAATGAAGCCCATTCCCAAGTTCCTTTGCATCAAGGCTGTGGTGTTCTTCTCCTTCTT CCAAGGAGTGCTGCTCAATGTGCTGGTCTATTACAATATAATTAAGGACATTTTCGGATCGGATGTGGGCGACACGAATCTGGCATCTCTACTGCAG AACTTCCTCATTTGCATCGAGATGTTCATCGCCGCCGTGGCTCATATCTACAGCTTCCCGCATCATCCGTTCCACATCAACTCGCCGCAGTACTGGAACAATCCGAACCATAACTGGTGCCGCGCCTTCCTCTCCATGATGGACATATCCGACATGCAAGAGGACGTCACCGAGCACCTGGGAGTTGTGAGCAGTTCGCTGAGTCGCCGCTTTCAGGGACGTAGCACCTATCAGCCGCTGGCGCGTAGTCCTCGTCGCTCCAGCAGCGAGTCTGAGTATCTCATTAGCAAGCGTCAGGATCAGCAAATGTCGGGCAGCTCGTCGCAGTCAGGTAACATGGTAACATATGGCGCAACGTCGAGTCGCCTGATCGTGCCCGTTTACGAGG GCGTGCCGCCCGATGATATGGTTACTAGTAGCAATAGCAACAACtaccaacaacagcaactacACTTGCCAGGAGCGGCGGGCACACAGCCGTCGACGCGTCAGCGTGAAACGCTACATCTGCGTGAGCGTGAAAGGGATAGGGATCTGGGCGCCGGTGGTGCTGGTGGCAATAGCAGCTTCCTGCGTCTGGCACCCGGCGCCGGGGCCGCTTCGGCCGCCGCGCCCATTCCCGAGTCCAATGACGACTATGCCCTGCTTCTGGGTGGCGGAGCAGGCAGGTGA
- the LOC108082018 gene encoding transmembrane protein 184C isoform X4: protein MCGLDLRRFCEDWRIWIRPLLIVTYGIFAIIVVPLLIVNSVKDGFQRNDQLILIGGLFVLAAVPVSIWHIIQHVIHFTKPILQKHIIRILWMVPIYALNAWIGLFFPKHSIYVDSLRECYEAYVIYNFMVYLLNYLNLNMDLEATMEYKPQVQHFFPLCCMRPWVMGREFIHNCKHGILQYTVVRPITTFISVICELCGVYGEGEFAGNVAFPYIVVVNNISQFVAMYCLVLFYRANKEDLKPMKPIPKFLCIKAVVFFSFFQGVLLNVLVYYNIIKDIFGSDVGDTNLASLLQNFLICIEMFIAAVAHIYSFPHHPFHINSPQYWNNPNHNWCRAFLSMMDISDMQEDVTEHLGVVSSSLSRRFQGRSTYQPLARSPRRSSSESEYLISKRQDQQMSGSSSQSGVPPDDMVTSSNSNNYQQQQLHLPGAAGTQPSTRQRETLHLRERERDRDLGAGGAGGNSSFLRLAPGAGAASAAAPIPESNDDYALLLGGGAGR, encoded by the exons ATGTGCGGGTTGGACTTGAGACGCTTCTGTGAGGATTGGCGGATATGGATACGGCCGCTGTTGATCGTCACCTATGGCATTTTCGCCATCATTGTGGTTCCGCTCCTGATTGTGAACTCGGTGAAGGATGGCTTCCAGCGTAACGACCAGCTAATCCTCATCGGTGGTCTTTTCGTGCTGGCCGCCGTGCCCGTGTCGATATGGCACATTATCCAACACGTCATCCATTTCACGAAACCGATTCTGCAAAAGCACATCATTCGCATACTGTGGATGGTGCCCATTTACGCCCTGAACGCG TGGATCGGCCTCTTCTTTCCGAAGCACTCGATTTACGTGGACTCGCTGCGCGAGTGCTACGAGGCGTACGTGATCTACAATTTCATGGTGTACCTGCTCAACTACTTGAATCTCAACATGGACCTGGAGGCCACCATGGAGTACAAGCCGCAGGTACAGCACTTCTTTCCGCTCTGTTGCATGCGACCGTGGGTGATGGGGCGCGAGTTCATCCACAACTGCAAGCACGGAATCCTCCAATATACAGTGGTGCGACCGATCACCACCTTCATCTCTGT CATCTGTGAGCTGTGCGGCGTCTATGGCGAGGGCGAGTTTGCCGGTAACGTGGCCTTCCCCTACATCGTGGTCGTGAACAACATCTCCCAGTTTGTGGCCATGTACTGCCTGGTGCTATTCTACCGTGCCAACAAGGAGGACCTCAAGCCAATGAAGCCCATTCCCAAGTTCCTTTGCATCAAGGCTGTGGTGTTCTTCTCCTTCTT CCAAGGAGTGCTGCTCAATGTGCTGGTCTATTACAATATAATTAAGGACATTTTCGGATCGGATGTGGGCGACACGAATCTGGCATCTCTACTGCAG AACTTCCTCATTTGCATCGAGATGTTCATCGCCGCCGTGGCTCATATCTACAGCTTCCCGCATCATCCGTTCCACATCAACTCGCCGCAGTACTGGAACAATCCGAACCATAACTGGTGCCGCGCCTTCCTCTCCATGATGGACATATCCGACATGCAAGAGGACGTCACCGAGCACCTGGGAGTTGTGAGCAGTTCGCTGAGTCGCCGCTTTCAGGGACGTAGCACCTATCAGCCGCTGGCGCGTAGTCCTCGTCGCTCCAGCAGCGAGTCTGAGTATCTCATTAGCAAGCGTCAGGATCAGCAAATGTCGGGCAGCTCGTCGCAGTCAG GCGTGCCGCCCGATGATATGGTTACTAGTAGCAATAGCAACAACtaccaacaacagcaactacACTTGCCAGGAGCGGCGGGCACACAGCCGTCGACGCGTCAGCGTGAAACGCTACATCTGCGTGAGCGTGAAAGGGATAGGGATCTGGGCGCCGGTGGTGCTGGTGGCAATAGCAGCTTCCTGCGTCTGGCACCCGGCGCCGGGGCCGCTTCGGCCGCCGCGCCCATTCCCGAGTCCAATGACGACTATGCCCTGCTTCTGGGTGGCGGAGCAGGCAGGTGA